CCACTCGCATGCCGCGCCAAACGacaagcggcgtgcgtggtATCGTGCACGTGGCTTAGTCAGCACAgtgccaaagcgcgccacTAGGCGTTGCCACTTGCCAGCATGCTGCTCAGCGACGGCGAGATCCACTTGCTGGTGCGCCAGACGCATCCATTTTACTACCAGGACACGCAAAGATGCAGTCCATGGATGTCTGACAAGGCGCTATCCCTATTTTTGCCTGTGGCAGTGTACTGGGCTTCGTGCACGTTTTACCACATGCTCGATGTCCTTCGCCCCGCCTTTTCGGAGAAGTACAGGATGCATCCCTCTGAGCAGCTCACAAAGCGGAACCGTGTATCAATGCGGAATGTTCTGTTCATGGTTGCGTCGCAACATTTGCTACAAACGATTCTTGGAATCATCGTACTGGAAGATACCCCATACGACGGCGTACGTCGCACTGATGTCGACCCCGAGGCGGGCGTCCTGCGTATCGCCAACATACTGCGCCACTATTTGGAGCTTGACCGCAGCGGTGACATATTTCTTGTGCGTGCCGCGATAGCCTTGTACTGGTGGGGAATACCGTGGCTCCAGTTTTGGTTTGGCTGTTTTGTCATGGATGCCTGGCAGTACATTTTGCACCGCTCCATGCACGAGGTCCGATGGCTGTACCGCGTCCTGCACTCGCACCACCACCGCTTGTATGTACCCTATGCGTTTGGTGCGCTGTACAACCACCCACTGGAAGGTGTCCTCCTCGACACactcggcgccgcagtAGCGCAGGAGCTGAGTCGCATGACCTTGCGCCAGTCCATCCCCTTTTTCTGTATCGCGACATACAAGACCGTGTCAGACCATTGTGGGTACGCATTCCCCTGGTATTACCACCCATTCCATCTCCTGTTTCCGAACAATGCCGAGTACCACGACGTGCATCACCAAAGCCAAGGCCTGCGGTACAACTACTCGCAGCCCTTTTTTGTGCATTTCGACACCGTGCTTGGTACGCGGATCGACCCCGAAGAATTCCACGCGCTTCTCGCACAAAAGGCCGAAAAGAGCGATGCGTTGGACTCGAATGTGTCTGGCGCCGTGGAACACAcccgtgcgcgcgcgctcacTGCGCAACCGAAACGTGCACCTGCCAAAAAAACAAAAAATGCATTGAGAAAGCCCATCTCGTCGTATAGCACCGCCTCCGTCTGGTCCGTGTTCCTTTTTTCCACAATTCTGACCGTGCCGATTGTGGCGTACACTGTCAATACTGGTACAGTAATGTGAATGATATACTATAGCTGTACATGATCCTTTGCcggcggcaagcgcagctgcaaatgacttgcggcgcgctgtgcgttTCGATCGATCGCCTCGCCAatcgagcgctgcgcgtggtACGCACTGGGGCTGTGTGGAACGCTTGCGTGCTGTCCGGCGTGCAAAAGGTACTGCATAGAGCCCCACTCGAGGatcttgcgctggagcCAGGTGAGGGATACGGGCTTGTTCAGGTAGTCGTTGCACCCGGCGGCAAgtgccgcgacgcgatcCGAGTCGAGCACGGAGGCGGTCAATGCGACAATGATGACCGAATGCCGAGGCACAggcgtgcgctccatgtATGAAGTGCTGCGTGCGAGCGTCTCGAGGCGCCGGATCTCTTTTGTGGCTGCAATACCATCGAGCACTGGCAGCTGGATATCCATGAGGATCAGGTGGAAGTCGCCCTCACGCCATTTCTCGATTGCTTCCCGCCCGTCCTTGGCAATTTCGTACTTGATGTgtttcttgcgcaggaACATGGACAGGATCCGCTGGTTAATCACATTGTCCTCCACAATCAGCACCTTGACAGGGGGAAGAAACGTGGCGTCGCGGACAATGCTGCGTCGTCCGGTGCGTCCCACTGCAAGGGACGGTGGCGTGGACGGCCGCGCGGTTGCCGCGCCGATGAGCAGGCCGGGCTGTGGGAgtgcgcttgtgcgtgcaTGGCTGCGAGAGAACTGCACGGAAGGACCATGCGGTGTATCTGGAAGAGGCCCATCATCGTCTTGGTGCATCCTGTCCGGTGTGCCGCTTCTGGCGATGTCGAGCGGGGGTAGTTGGATCTGGCGCAGGGTAGGACGCGCATCGTATTCCTGCACCGTTTTTTCCGCGACCAAAGAAGTTGGCTCAAAGAGCTGGCCGCTGGAGGAGTCTGCGCGCCCAAGCGCAACCTGCAAAGGCTCCGTGCGGAACGTTCGTGGTGTACATgtgtttttgcgcgcaccgcCTTCTTTTGCGTGTCCATCCGAGGGACTGAAAAAGAGGCCGGCGGTACACCCGTCCTCGGAGCGCACCACGACGCCCTCTGAAGTGGTATCCTGTGTGGTGAGCTGCGAAACGGCTTGGGTAAGGTACTGTTCAACAGGCGCTTCCGGgtgtgcatcggcaagggagcgcggctcgtcggGTGAGTGTGTTTTTGGGGAAAATACTCGGGGAGTCGGCGCAAGCGATCCATGCGCTTCTGTGCCATCTGGTGACGCGTCCAGGCGCAGTTCTGTACCTGTCCGTGTCCTGTACAGGCGCTGATCGGGATCGTATGAGCATATGGCATGAAACAAGGCCCACAAAAACCGCACTTTGCCCACGGGCGTCGGCAAGAAGACTGCGCGTGCCTCGTCGCCGCACTGTGCGGCAGCATACTCGAGTGCGTCGGACGGCGCAAAGTagacgacggcgacgcCCAGCTTGATGCACGTCTGGAGCATCCGCACGTTATCGTGCAGTACACACACGTCGAGGCCCGGCGCCTCGACCGTGCTGCATACTGTGCATCCCCAGTCCTGTAAACAGGACTGCAGCAAATGCGCCAGCGGATCCAATGCACGGTcttggcgcggcacaaCACAGACCCGTCTTTCGGCAagatgcacgcgcatctGCTCGAGCGGCAACGCACGCACGAGTTGGAGCAGGGTCGTGGCGCCAGCCAGGGGCGCTTCGACTGCGGGCGACACGAGATCGACGCTGCGTGGCTTGTGCAAGGAGATTTGTAGGTATGttgcgtgccgcgcgtcgcggagcgGTGCGAGTTGCGGAATTTTTGCCAattctgcgcgcggcagcggaGTCTGCGTCACCATCATGCCGAAATCGTCGAGCACACGCTGCAAATCGGCTTGCGTTCCAAGCCATGCAGGCCATGCAGTGGCATCAGGTGCGCTCGTTGCGTCAAAAAACAGGtcgatgcgcacgtcgtAGGCATTTCCAAATGTGATGGGAAGCACAACGGCGCACGCATCTTCGGCAGATAGATGGACCACCCACGACAGGATATATACAAGGACTGTATGCGCAGCCATGCTGTAGTTATTGGACGGGTACCACGGAACCACTTCGCCGCCctgtgcttggcgctgcagcagcccAGGGCTCGCGTCGCCCGTTTCTGCGGCCGTGAGGAAAagctcgacgcggtgctgcgcggcggaaCTCGCAACAGCATCACATGCAACTTGTACCATATCGTGCACACTTTCTTTGAGCACAAGTGTGTGTGTTGCAGGGATTTCggggtgcgctgcgctcagCGCGAACCACGCGCCGAACCATTgcactgccgcgctcgtATGTGCTACTGCCTGCAGGGTAGGCGCACATACGGATACGCGCATCTGTGCAGTGCTGCCATGCCACAGTGTCTGCAGGGTTGAAtcgatgcactgcagcaaGGTCTGCGTCAGCAGCTGGTACGGACTCGCCGGCATGGCGTGGAGAGAAAAGCCGCCACGCTCCGCCCTCCACTCTTCCAGCATGCCTATTCCCCTTGAagccgacgcgccgctcggcgcgtcgctgcgtgccgcaatCGAAGCGCTACCGCCGCCGAGCAAAAGCACACTTGACGGCGAGACGCTCTTGCGGTTGCGGACATGCTCTGCATTCGGGAGCGCACTGGCGCGAGTCCAAAGCACCCAACATACCGAGGCAGATCTCGACCGGATTGTGTATGCGGCCTATGCATACATGGTCGACCAGCTCATCCTCACTACCTCGATTGTGAATGACGCACAGTGGTACTGGCTGCATATCGAGCAGGAGCCACTGAGCGCCGGCCTCTACTGGCTCCAGACCATTCCCCACAGGgtcgccggcgcgctgtacaGTGTAACACAACGCGgcttgcgtgtgcacggcgcgagtGTACTGCATCCATTGCAGACGATGCACCTGCatgcgcgcacacgcatccgccgcttgcagcaaGCACATGTTGACGTCGCGAGCCTGCTTGGAGCCTTGGGCCTCGCGTGGCGCGCTGAAAAAGGGACGGCGTATttgtgcacgagcgcgtgcactgcgcttggcgcacctgcgccgcgtggcaATGGATGTGCGGCCGTTGCGAGGCTCCtcgacgccatggcgcagcacgagatgcgtcttgcgcgccttgtaTCCTCTTCGGAATGCGGCGTGCCTTCGACGCTTACGCGGATATGGCCCATGCTCCTGCTTTACCCCTTGGTCTCGGCAGGCATTACACGGTACGTGACGCACCATTGGGACTCGCTCTGGGCGCAAGTcggtgcgctcggcgagaCTGTACGTGGTCTTGTGGTCGGCTGGGTATGGGAGCCTGCGATGCAAATCCTCGATACCctgcgcgctggccaagcCGAACGGCGCATGATTATTTCGCGCGATAGCCTGCAAGCCGACCAGCGCAGCCTGGAGCGCATGGTGGCAGGCCTCGCCCAAGACAAACTGCGTCTCGACACGCCCGGCATACAAGCCGTAGTACGGCGTGTCCAGGACGGCGATCTAACCGAGGTCATGGAGCTGTACGAGAAATCaatccgcgcgccgtttcGCGCGCTTATGCAGGGAAACTtggtg
This region of Malassezia vespertilionis chromosome 9, complete sequence genomic DNA includes:
- the NCA2 gene encoding Nuclear control of ATPase protein 2 (EggNog:ENOG503NV6S; COG:S; TransMembrane:1 (o392-410i)), with amino-acid sequence MPIPLEADAPLGASLRAAIEALPPPSKSTLDGETLLRLRTCSAFGSALARVQSTQHTEADLDRIVYAAYAYMVDQLILTTSIVNDAQWYWLHIEQEPLSAGLYWLQTIPHRVAGALYSVTQRGLRVHGASVLHPLQTMHLHARTRIRRLQQAHVDVASLLGALGLAWRAEKGTAYLCTSACTALGAPAPRGNGCAAVARLLDAMAQHEMRLARLVSSSECGVPSTLTRIWPMLLLYPLVSAGITRYVTHHWDSLWAQVGALGETVRGLVVGWVWEPAMQILDTLRAGQAERRMIISRDSLQADQRSLERMVAGLAQDKLRLDTPGIQAVVRRVQDGDLTEVMELYEKSIRAPFRALMQGNLVRTLLIQVQKAKVDLEIALSGIDWLLRSQELLIGFLGLAPAIGLVYMLGRQVFATVHTLLWGGETYRAKRTLRLARIQAWEALRRLDKIVSERASAVAAQPALQYGYLLLDVATLRSASTEAIFGTCGAERALATQLQLQMNSDLIELEVCGQSAFAGQDAHAWRQRQSVIECMWRSWTPVLGLGKMLR
- the MgSsk1 gene encoding Two-component response regulator SSK1p (EggNog:ENOG503NZR8; BUSCO:EOG09260FFP; COG:T) is translated as MPASPYQLLTQTLLQCIDSTLQTLWHGSTAQMRVSVCAPTLQAVAHTSAAVQWFGAWFALSAAHPEIPATHTLVLKESVHDMVQVACDAVASSAAQHRVELFLTAAETGDASPGLLQRQAQGGEVVPWYPSNNYSMAAHTVLVYILSWVVHLSAEDACAVVLPITFGNAYDVRIDLFFDATSAPDATAWPAWLGTQADLQRVLDDFGMMVTQTPLPRAELAKIPQLAPLRDARHATYLQISLHKPRSVDLVSPAVEAPLAGATTLLQLVRALPLEQMRVHLAERRVCVVPRQDRALDPLAHLLQSCLQDWGCTVCSTVEAPGLDVCVLHDNVRMLQTCIKLGVAVVYFAPSDALEYAAAQCGDEARAVFLPTPVGKVRFLWALFHAICSYDPDQRLYRTRTGTELRLDASPDGTEAHGSLAPTPRVFSPKTHSPDEPRSLADAHPEAPVEQYLTQAVSQLTTQDTTSEGVVVRSEDGCTAGLFFSPSDGHAKEGGARKNTCTPRTFRTEPLQVALGRADSSSGQLFEPTSLVAEKTVQEYDARPTLRQIQLPPLDIARSGTPDRMHQDDDGPLPDTPHGPSVQFSRSHARTSALPQPGLLIGAATARPSTPPSLAVGRTGRRSIVRDATFLPPVKVLIVEDNVINQRILSMFLRKKHIKYEIAKDGREAIEKWREGDFHLILMDIQLPVLDGIAATKEIRRLETLARSTSYMERTPVPRHSVIIVALTASVLDSDRVAALAAGCNDYLNKPVSLTWLQRKILEWGSMQYLLHAGQHASVPHSPSAYHAQRSIGEAIDRNAQRAASHLQLRLPPAKDHVQL
- the SUR2 gene encoding sphingolipid C4-monooxygenase (EggNog:ENOG503NU84; TransMembrane:4 (o37-57i84-103o150-174i361-382o); COG:I) — protein: MLLSDGEIHLLVRQTHPFYYQDTQRCSPWMSDKALSLFLPVAVYWASCTFYHMLDVLRPAFSEKYRMHPSEQLTKRNRVSMRNVLFMVASQHLLQTILGIIVLEDTPYDGVRRTDVDPEAGVLRIANILRHYLELDRSGDIFLVRAAIALYWWGIPWLQFWFGCFVMDAWQYILHRSMHEVRWLYRVLHSHHHRLYVPYAFGALYNHPLEGVLLDTLGAAVAQELSRMTLRQSIPFFCIATYKTVSDHCGYAFPWYYHPFHLLFPNNAEYHDVHHQSQGLRYNYSQPFFVHFDTVLGTRIDPEEFHALLAQKAEKSDALDSNVSGAVEHTRARALTAQPKRAPAKKTKNALRKPISSYSTASVWSVFLFSTILTVPIVAYTVNTGTVM